One stretch of Nitratiruptor tergarcus DSM 16512 DNA includes these proteins:
- the folE gene encoding GTP cyclohydrolase I FolE: MDRKEEFVKAVKTILEIIGEDPKREGLLKTPERVYKAFLHLTEGYHKDPKEVLGEALFTSTNDEMVLVRDIEFYSLCEHHLLPIIGRAHVAYIPDGKVVGLSKIPRMVNVYARRLQIQEQMTEQIADALMETVKPKGVGVVVQARHMCMEMRGVEKICSTTVSSALRGIFKENIKTREEFFSLINAPQNRRF, from the coding sequence ATGGATCGTAAAGAGGAGTTTGTTAAAGCAGTCAAAACAATTTTAGAAATTATTGGCGAAGATCCCAAAAGAGAAGGCCTCCTAAAAACTCCAGAGCGGGTCTACAAAGCCTTTTTGCATCTTACCGAAGGCTATCACAAAGATCCCAAAGAGGTATTGGGTGAAGCTCTCTTTACCTCTACCAATGATGAGATGGTACTAGTACGCGATATTGAGTTTTACTCGTTATGCGAGCACCACCTTTTGCCAATCATTGGACGTGCACATGTAGCATATATTCCAGATGGTAAAGTGGTGGGTCTATCAAAAATTCCTCGCATGGTCAATGTTTATGCAAGAAGACTTCAGATCCAAGAGCAGATGACAGAGCAGATAGCCGATGCACTTATGGAGACAGTCAAGCCTAAAGGTGTCGGCGTAGTAGTTCAAGCACGTCATATGTGTATGGAGATGCGAGGCGTTGAAAAAATATGTTCAACCACTGTAAGCTCTGCTTTACGTGGTATTTTCAAAGAAAACATCAAAACTCGCGAGGAATTTTTTAGCCTTATCAATGCTCCGCAAAATAGGAGATTTTAA
- a CDS encoding putative bifunctional diguanylate cyclase/phosphodiesterase gives MFWKEDISKQQLDNLFERAKISLLSLIILAFALTYPIYFHEQNSTVFVWLGYILLVACARVYLNYRYSKEKNPDIRLYFNLFFALALLHAIGFSFAAFFISSQNLHDLIFYIFIIAGISAGAISSLLFSKRILIFYEIVLIVPVAIRLLFLGQDFYIMMGVILFLYLGFILHLSLQTYKMFVDLVQLQKGYEQKQKDLSVQSQRFFYLFNNIPIGLFFYDRRLKLTYCNDFFAKILQVSKEKLIGLDMNQLRDKRILPALKKPFMKQNGNYRGRYHSTLSSKEYFIELYTTYIEVGGEIIEGLGVVIDLTELKDYQERIEHLAYYDELTGLAKRSVLFESIDLAIKKVKRYKIYSVLIYMDIDDFKEINDSLGHNIGDLFLQKIAKRISRVIRDVDIAARMGGDEFAILLFEVSQDKNRALIEGMKVANRLAEAISKPVVIEDHTIQTSVSIGIALIDESSQDAFEMIKFADSAMYKIKRTHKNSIQIFDEAMKKQIDNLYTMKEDLEYALQNHEFILHIQPQFDHNKSIVGAEALLRWQHPQKGLLYPGDFFPVVEEFGMMTQLTEEVLYLAKQLIQKLPKKVRIAVNISGRDIYSEQFETFLSSYFDKELICWLDLEITEQVLIQDVNKAIDLITRIKKELAVAVSIDDFGTGYSSLQYLKRLPVDFLKIDRSFVQDLFKDKNDYVIVATIVNMAKSLGLKTIAEGVETKEQFEELQKIGVDFFQGYYLAKPMPEDSFIELLQTSGSVVH, from the coding sequence ATGTTTTGGAAGGAAGATATTTCCAAGCAGCAACTTGATAATCTTTTCGAGCGAGCAAAAATATCACTTTTAAGTTTAATAATTTTAGCTTTTGCATTAACATATCCAATATATTTTCATGAGCAAAACAGTACTGTTTTTGTATGGTTAGGGTACATTTTACTTGTAGCATGTGCAAGAGTTTATCTCAATTATAGGTATAGCAAAGAGAAAAACCCAGATATCCGTCTCTATTTTAATCTATTTTTTGCATTGGCTCTTTTACATGCAATTGGTTTCTCTTTTGCCGCTTTTTTTATTTCATCACAAAATCTCCATGATTTGATTTTTTATATTTTTATTATTGCAGGAATTAGTGCAGGGGCGATTTCGAGTCTCCTTTTTTCAAAAAGAATTTTAATCTTTTATGAAATAGTATTGATTGTACCGGTAGCCATAAGGCTTCTATTTTTGGGTCAAGATTTTTATATTATGATGGGAGTGATACTCTTTTTATATCTTGGATTTATTCTTCATCTTTCGTTGCAAACGTATAAGATGTTTGTTGACTTGGTACAATTGCAAAAAGGGTATGAGCAAAAACAAAAAGATCTTAGTGTCCAATCGCAACGCTTTTTTTATCTTTTCAATAATATTCCCATTGGCCTCTTTTTTTATGACAGAAGATTGAAGTTGACATATTGCAACGACTTTTTTGCAAAAATATTGCAAGTATCCAAAGAGAAACTTATTGGGTTGGATATGAATCAATTACGAGATAAACGAATCTTGCCCGCTCTCAAAAAACCTTTTATGAAACAGAATGGTAATTATAGGGGACGCTATCACTCTACACTCTCTTCAAAGGAGTATTTCATAGAGCTTTATACTACCTATATTGAAGTAGGGGGAGAGATTATAGAAGGTCTTGGTGTAGTAATAGATCTTACTGAGCTTAAAGACTATCAAGAGAGAATCGAGCATTTGGCTTATTATGATGAACTTACCGGACTTGCTAAAAGAAGTGTTTTGTTTGAGAGCATCGATTTAGCAATTAAAAAAGTTAAAAGATACAAAATATACAGTGTTTTAATCTATATGGATATTGATGATTTTAAAGAGATTAACGACTCTTTGGGACACAATATTGGCGATCTCTTTTTACAAAAAATTGCCAAGAGAATTAGCCGTGTTATACGAGATGTAGATATTGCAGCAAGAATGGGGGGAGACGAATTTGCTATTTTGCTGTTTGAAGTGTCTCAAGATAAAAACAGAGCGTTGATTGAAGGTATGAAAGTAGCTAATAGATTAGCAGAAGCAATTAGTAAACCTGTTGTGATAGAGGATCATACTATCCAAACAAGTGTCAGTATAGGTATAGCTTTGATTGATGAGAGTAGCCAGGATGCTTTTGAGATGATCAAATTTGCAGATAGCGCTATGTACAAAATCAAGCGTACGCATAAAAACTCTATTCAGATATTTGATGAGGCAATGAAAAAGCAGATTGATAATCTCTATACAATGAAAGAAGATCTTGAGTATGCACTACAAAACCATGAGTTTATATTACATATTCAACCACAATTTGACCATAATAAGAGTATTGTAGGAGCAGAAGCCCTATTGCGATGGCAGCATCCACAAAAAGGTCTCCTCTACCCTGGTGATTTTTTTCCAGTTGTTGAGGAGTTTGGAATGATGACGCAGCTCACTGAAGAGGTACTTTATCTAGCTAAACAGCTTATTCAAAAGTTACCTAAGAAAGTGCGTATTGCAGTCAATATTAGTGGCAGGGATATATATAGTGAGCAGTTTGAGACATTTTTATCATCATATTTTGATAAGGAGTTGATATGTTGGCTTGATTTGGAGATCACGGAGCAGGTGCTTATACAGGATGTAAATAAAGCGATTGATCTCATAACACGCATCAAAAAAGAACTTGCTGTAGCAGTGAGTATCGATGATTTTGGGACAGGATACTCCTCTTTGCAGTATCTTAAGCGATTGCCAGTAGATTTTTTGAAAATTGATCGCAGTTTTGTACAGGATCTGTTTAAGGATAAAAACGATTATGTAATCGTTGCAACAATTGTCAATATGGCCAAAAGTCTTGGACTCAAAACTATTGCTGAGGGTGTAGAAACTAAAGAGCAGTTTGAAGAACTCCAAAAAATTGGAGTAGATTTTTTTCAAGGATACTATTTAGCAAAACCGATGCCAGAAGATTCTTTCATAGAGTTACTTCAAACCTCTGGTTCTGTGGTGCATTAA
- a CDS encoding arginyltransferase has product MKKFEDLFSVDFCTLDYECAYLPDKTTRMYYRYIPNATKELASELIKRGWRRFGNSYFHPICKGCNECKNIRIDAFNFKPSRSQKRAIKKNHNTNIYIQKPSLTYEHVELYNRYHKFKEQKSGWKYNEIDLQTYYEEFVVGAHDFGKEVLYFVDNRLIAVDLIDILNDGISSIYFFYDPAYEKLSLGIYSLLIQINLARNLGLQWIYLGYWVNGCPSFAYKKSFKPYQLLDGFPPLEIAPHWEERD; this is encoded by the coding sequence ATGAAAAAATTTGAGGATCTTTTCTCTGTGGATTTTTGCACACTCGATTATGAATGTGCATATCTGCCCGATAAAACAACGAGGATGTACTATCGATATATTCCAAACGCTACAAAAGAGCTCGCAAGTGAGCTTATAAAAAGAGGGTGGCGTAGATTTGGCAACTCCTATTTTCATCCAATTTGCAAAGGGTGTAATGAATGCAAAAATATCCGTATAGATGCATTCAACTTCAAACCAAGTCGCTCGCAAAAACGTGCCATTAAAAAGAATCACAATACCAATATCTATATTCAAAAACCATCGCTTACATACGAGCACGTAGAGCTCTATAATCGCTACCATAAATTTAAAGAGCAAAAGAGTGGATGGAAATACAATGAAATAGATCTGCAAACATATTATGAAGAGTTTGTCGTAGGAGCTCACGATTTTGGCAAAGAGGTACTCTATTTTGTAGATAATAGACTCATTGCAGTAGATTTAATCGATATTTTGAATGATGGAATTAGCTCAATCTACTTCTTCTATGATCCTGCCTATGAAAAACTCTCTTTGGGGATCTATTCTCTTCTTATTCAGATAAATCTCGCACGCAATCTAGGCTTACAGTGGATCTATCTTGGGTATTGGGTAAATGGATGCCCATCCTTTGCATACAAAAAGAGTTTCAAACCATACCAACTACTTGATGGCTTTCCACCACTTGAAATAGCACCTCACTGGGAAGAGAGAGATTAA
- a CDS encoding NAD(P)/FAD-dependent oxidoreductase: MKPEDIKRLKEVQEVIEETLKSEGLSRRDALKLMGLGTAGVFVGGGTAHAQEPTKTSNAKAHIVIVGGGAGGIMAAARLRRAASNAKITIIAPNEIHLYQPGQVFMAAGLYTADEIKKPNADLMPSGVEWIKDKVMEFDPDNNQVITAKNGKIKYDFLVVGVGISYQYEQIEGLTKDMLGKNGVASVYLNNPETGSVKGGEITWEWFKQMRAAAEKASQNNPINVICTQPATPIKCGGAPQKILYLSDDFLRGNGPVGGKDVHMNAKFYFTKGKGSKLFGIKEYNATLTNEVQPMYGNITNKWNHNLVKIDTAKKVATFHHIYQVKGEWDPDLEDYEYITKEEMVEMPYDFIHIVPPMTAANEFRNSPLAWQKGSAKGWMQADRYTLQHMKYKNVFGIGDVLGIPKGKTGGSARHHGPIVQENLVAVMEGKEPKAKFDGYTVCPLKTQYGKIMLAEFNYGSSPAPSFPFLDPAKPRWIWWAFDLYMLKPMYWHLMMRGLM; the protein is encoded by the coding sequence ATGAAGCCAGAAGATATAAAAAGACTCAAAGAAGTGCAAGAAGTGATTGAAGAGACGCTCAAAAGTGAAGGACTTTCAAGACGTGATGCACTCAAACTCATGGGTCTAGGAACTGCCGGAGTTTTTGTAGGAGGCGGCACTGCTCATGCCCAGGAGCCAACAAAAACTTCTAATGCAAAAGCACATATTGTTATCGTTGGTGGAGGTGCAGGTGGAATTATGGCAGCTGCGAGACTACGCAGAGCTGCAAGCAATGCAAAAATTACTATTATTGCTCCTAACGAGATACACCTCTATCAGCCAGGACAAGTTTTTATGGCAGCTGGGCTCTACACTGCAGATGAGATTAAAAAACCCAATGCAGATCTCATGCCAAGTGGTGTAGAGTGGATTAAAGATAAAGTAATGGAGTTTGATCCAGACAATAATCAAGTAATCACTGCAAAAAATGGCAAAATAAAATATGACTTCTTGGTAGTTGGCGTTGGTATATCGTATCAGTATGAGCAAATAGAGGGGCTTACCAAAGATATGCTTGGTAAAAACGGCGTAGCAAGTGTCTATCTCAACAATCCTGAGACAGGAAGTGTCAAAGGTGGAGAGATAACTTGGGAGTGGTTTAAGCAGATGCGCGCTGCTGCCGAAAAAGCTTCACAAAACAACCCAATCAATGTTATCTGTACGCAACCTGCAACTCCAATTAAGTGTGGTGGTGCACCACAGAAAATCCTTTACTTAAGCGATGACTTTTTGCGTGGAAATGGACCTGTTGGTGGTAAAGATGTGCATATGAATGCAAAATTCTATTTTACAAAAGGTAAAGGTAGCAAACTTTTTGGTATCAAAGAGTACAACGCTACTCTTACAAATGAAGTGCAGCCAATGTATGGCAACATTACCAACAAGTGGAATCACAATCTTGTAAAAATAGATACTGCTAAAAAAGTAGCAACTTTCCATCATATTTATCAAGTAAAAGGGGAATGGGATCCTGATCTTGAAGATTATGAATATATAACAAAAGAAGAGATGGTAGAGATGCCATACGATTTTATCCATATTGTACCGCCGATGACAGCTGCGAATGAGTTTAGAAACTCTCCGCTTGCATGGCAAAAAGGCTCTGCAAAAGGCTGGATGCAAGCTGATCGCTATACATTGCAGCATATGAAATATAAAAATGTTTTTGGTATCGGTGATGTGCTTGGTATTCCTAAAGGAAAAACTGGTGGAAGTGCAAGACATCATGGTCCAATCGTACAAGAAAACCTTGTAGCTGTTATGGAAGGTAAAGAACCGAAAGCAAAATTTGATGGATATACAGTCTGTCCTCTAAAAACCCAATATGGAAAAATTATGCTTGCTGAATTTAATTACGGCAGCTCTCCTGCACCATCATTCCCGTTCCTCGATCCTGCTAAGCCACGATGGATCTGGTGGGCGTTTGACCTCTATATGCTTAAACCTATGTACTGGCATCTCATGATGAGAGGATTGATGTAA
- the recJ gene encoding single-stranded-DNA-specific exonuclease RecJ, translating to MRKLTKDAIARILEERFQEGFVKLSAIPKPNTFKDMEKAAKRIRQAIEKREKIAVVGDYDVDGVVSTALMEEFFSYIEYPITTIIPNRFRHGYGLSAKVIDELGDVDLIITVDNGISAYDAAAICKERDIDLIIADHHTPGEKLPEAFAIVNPKQASCTFPYKEICGAQVAWFLIGQLKWELGLDLDMRRFLDILSIAIVADVMPLRHINRALLQAGLQAFARSKRPAIQFLRSVLKKHEFSSEDLGFSVAPVINSAGRMEDARLALEFLRSADFFTASVYYARLLACNSQRKAEERRVFKASLEFVDESKNVIVSVGEDWNEGVLGIVAARLTTKFQKPSIVLTKKENIYKGSGRSLGEVDLFALLQKNAHFLEKFGGHKKAAGLSLHEENLQEFQRGIEAATAKLPKDAFVDESNIMGELPFSEIDWDLIDILERFAPYGESNPMPRFATMDVEVVEAREVGENGDHLLMTLRKDGRIFKAIKFKHDTKLTKSSIDIVYYPVKNIFNNSQYIQLFVTKLL from the coding sequence ATGAGAAAACTTACAAAAGATGCGATAGCAAGAATTTTAGAAGAGCGCTTTCAAGAGGGCTTTGTAAAGCTCTCTGCTATTCCTAAACCTAACACTTTCAAAGATATGGAAAAAGCTGCCAAGCGCATCAGGCAAGCTATTGAAAAGAGAGAAAAAATTGCTGTTGTGGGAGACTATGATGTAGATGGAGTAGTCTCTACTGCATTGATGGAGGAGTTTTTTTCATATATAGAGTATCCTATTACTACAATTATTCCAAATAGATTTCGCCATGGTTATGGACTAAGTGCCAAAGTGATTGATGAGCTAGGAGATGTTGATCTTATTATTACTGTTGATAATGGAATAAGTGCATATGATGCTGCAGCGATATGTAAAGAAAGAGACATAGACCTCATTATTGCAGATCACCATACACCTGGTGAAAAGCTCCCTGAAGCTTTTGCAATAGTCAATCCCAAGCAAGCTTCTTGCACTTTTCCCTATAAAGAGATTTGTGGTGCGCAAGTTGCATGGTTTTTGATAGGTCAACTAAAATGGGAGTTGGGACTCGATTTAGATATGCGCCGCTTTCTTGATATTCTTAGTATTGCTATTGTTGCTGATGTGATGCCGTTGCGTCATATCAATAGAGCACTACTACAAGCTGGTTTACAAGCCTTTGCACGATCGAAACGTCCTGCTATACAGTTTTTGCGCAGTGTTCTCAAAAAACATGAGTTTAGTAGTGAAGATTTAGGATTTAGTGTTGCACCTGTCATTAATAGTGCTGGGCGTATGGAGGATGCACGCTTAGCACTAGAGTTTTTACGATCTGCTGATTTTTTTACTGCTAGTGTTTATTATGCGAGGCTTTTAGCCTGTAACTCTCAAAGAAAGGCTGAAGAGCGAAGAGTTTTTAAGGCCTCTTTAGAGTTTGTAGATGAGAGTAAAAATGTGATTGTTTCAGTCGGGGAGGATTGGAATGAGGGTGTTTTGGGTATTGTTGCAGCAAGACTAACGACAAAATTTCAAAAGCCCTCTATTGTTTTAACAAAAAAGGAAAATATCTATAAAGGGAGCGGCAGAAGCCTTGGAGAGGTAGATCTCTTTGCGCTTTTGCAAAAGAATGCTCACTTTTTGGAGAAGTTTGGAGGACACAAAAAAGCAGCTGGGCTCTCTTTGCACGAAGAGAATCTACAAGAGTTTCAAAGAGGCATAGAAGCTGCAACTGCCAAACTTCCAAAAGATGCCTTTGTAGATGAATCAAATATAATGGGTGAATTACCATTTAGTGAAATAGATTGGGATCTTATAGATATTTTAGAGAGATTTGCTCCTTATGGGGAGAGCAATCCTATGCCACGCTTTGCTACAATGGATGTAGAGGTAGTAGAAGCAAGAGAGGTGGGAGAAAATGGGGATCATCTTCTCATGACGCTGAGAAAAGATGGGAGAATCTTTAAAGCAATAAAATTTAAACATGATACAAAACTCACCAAGTCATCTATCGATATAGTTTATTATCCTGTCAAAAATATTTTCAACAATTCTCAATATATCCAACTCTTTGTTACAAAACTGCTATAA
- a CDS encoding CTP synthase, whose translation MTKYIFVTGGVLSSLGKGISSASIGALLKNSGLDVSILKIDPYINVDPGTMSPLEHGEVFVTADGAETDLDLGHYERFLDVKLSRLNNFTTGQVYLSVIQRERKGDYLGKTIQVVPHIVDEIKSRIKKAGKGKDVLIVELGGTVGDIEGLPFLEAIRELTHDLGMHKAYNIHVTLVPYIAAAGELKTKPTQHSVQELRRIGISPDMIIARCERPLPKDVKEKIARSCGIPTNSVIEAKDAETIYKVPLNFQRQNILGPISHQLHLGNLHPNMDEWDLLVKKIIAPKDEVTIAFVGKYLGLKESYKSLTEALVHSGAALDARVNIKWVDSELIEAEGAEQFFKDVDGILVAGGFGERGVLGKIEAIRYAREHTIPYLGICLGMQLSIIEYARNVLGIEDANSMEFDPNTKNPVIYLIDEFIDVSGQKQIRTHTSPMGGTMRLGEYACKVKPNTKLWEAYNHQETIYERHRHRYEANPAYRSMLEEAGMVVSGESEEGLIEAVEITIHPWFVGVQFHPEFTSHLQKPNPLITAFIKNSLEHK comes from the coding sequence ATGACGAAGTACATTTTCGTAACAGGCGGAGTGCTTAGTTCTTTGGGAAAAGGGATTTCTAGCGCAAGTATAGGGGCACTACTGAAAAATAGTGGTTTAGATGTCTCCATTCTTAAAATAGATCCATATATCAATGTAGATCCCGGTACAATGAGCCCTCTTGAGCATGGTGAGGTGTTTGTAACGGCAGATGGCGCTGAGACTGATCTCGATCTTGGACACTATGAGCGCTTTTTGGATGTGAAGCTCTCTCGTCTCAATAACTTCACAACAGGCCAAGTCTATCTTTCAGTCATTCAGCGAGAGCGAAAGGGGGACTATCTTGGAAAAACCATTCAAGTGGTACCCCACATCGTAGATGAGATTAAAAGCCGTATCAAAAAAGCGGGTAAAGGCAAAGATGTACTCATCGTTGAACTTGGTGGAACTGTAGGTGATATTGAGGGACTCCCTTTTTTAGAAGCAATCCGTGAACTCACACACGATCTCGGTATGCATAAAGCCTACAATATCCATGTGACACTTGTTCCATATATTGCAGCAGCTGGCGAGCTCAAAACAAAACCTACACAACATAGCGTACAGGAGCTGCGTAGAATTGGTATCAGTCCTGATATGATTATTGCGCGGTGTGAACGACCGCTTCCTAAAGATGTGAAAGAGAAAATTGCACGTAGTTGTGGTATTCCTACAAATAGCGTTATTGAAGCAAAAGATGCAGAAACCATCTATAAAGTGCCTCTCAATTTTCAGCGGCAAAATATTTTAGGACCAATCTCACATCAGCTTCATTTGGGAAATCTCCACCCAAATATGGATGAGTGGGATCTTTTAGTCAAAAAAATCATTGCTCCAAAAGATGAGGTAACAATTGCTTTTGTAGGGAAATATTTAGGACTCAAAGAGTCATATAAATCCCTCACTGAAGCACTTGTACACTCTGGTGCAGCACTTGATGCGAGAGTCAATATTAAATGGGTTGATAGTGAACTCATTGAAGCTGAAGGTGCTGAGCAGTTTTTCAAAGATGTTGATGGAATTCTTGTGGCTGGTGGATTTGGAGAGAGAGGGGTACTTGGCAAAATAGAAGCTATACGGTATGCAAGAGAGCATACAATTCCCTATCTTGGGATCTGTCTTGGAATGCAGCTAAGTATCATTGAATATGCTCGCAATGTATTAGGAATAGAGGATGCAAACTCTATGGAGTTTGATCCAAATACGAAAAATCCTGTTATATATCTTATTGATGAATTTATCGATGTAAGTGGGCAAAAGCAGATCCGCACACATACTTCTCCTATGGGTGGAACAATGCGGCTTGGAGAGTATGCATGCAAAGTCAAACCAAATACAAAGCTTTGGGAAGCTTATAATCATCAAGAGACTATCTATGAGCGCCATCGTCACCGCTATGAAGCAAACCCTGCATACCGTTCGATGCTTGAAGAAGCAGGAATGGTAGTGAGTGGAGAGAGTGAAGAGGGACTTATTGAAGCTGTGGAGATAACTATTCATCCTTGGTTTGTTGGTGTACAGTTTCATCCAGAATTTACATCTCATTTACAAAAACCAAATCCTCTCATTACTGCATTTATCAAAAACTCTCTTGAGCATAAATGA
- a CDS encoding DUF302 domain-containing protein, whose translation MRLFFLTIFFLSSLLATPHLVAYKSKKSFSQTYQKLLKEIKKHKLKIFAIIDHGKNIQKFGKRRNHAKVIIFGSPITEAKLLGYDMRAGLDLPLRILIFEKKGETFLLYRRPIELLQYYHLPKRILQSSDKFLRNLVKKVCK comes from the coding sequence GTGAGACTCTTTTTCCTTACCATCTTTTTTCTCTCATCACTTTTGGCAACACCACACTTAGTAGCATATAAAAGCAAAAAAAGCTTTTCTCAAACCTACCAAAAACTCCTCAAAGAGATCAAAAAACATAAACTCAAGATATTTGCAATTATAGATCATGGAAAAAATATTCAAAAATTTGGAAAAAGGCGTAATCACGCAAAAGTTATTATATTTGGAAGTCCAATAACCGAAGCAAAGTTACTGGGATACGATATGCGCGCAGGACTTGATCTTCCTTTAAGGATATTGATTTTTGAAAAAAAAGGAGAAACGTTTCTTCTCTATAGAAGACCGATAGAGCTTTTGCAATATTACCATTTGCCAAAAAGGATCCTCCAAAGCTCGGACAAATTTTTACGCAATCTCGTCAAAAAGGTTTGTAAATGA
- a CDS encoding DUF481 domain-containing protein, which yields MKKVLLIFVVPFIALAAPQTKLRQKVEFGYFGTTGNSNTNSITAAYRFSYKFNKKSRCKFFADILYSNRNGQTNNERYRSEFTLYHYYRKHLYSFLELGFLRNTFEGYNQQYSFNPGFGFLMLKTKKQKLDILAGYELRRNNYTNQPSDFFHYIKGEIQHHYRLTKKNSIKTKLSFIENLQEREDFESNLETSLRLHIIKRLSFKISFELKYDNLPPAGKKNTDTVTKAAIVYNF from the coding sequence ATGAAAAAAGTGCTGCTCATTTTCGTAGTACCCTTCATTGCTCTTGCAGCACCGCAAACAAAACTTCGTCAAAAAGTAGAGTTCGGATATTTTGGTACAACAGGAAATAGCAATACCAACTCCATTACTGCTGCTTATCGGTTTTCATATAAGTTTAATAAAAAGAGTAGGTGCAAGTTCTTCGCAGATATTCTCTACTCCAATCGCAACGGACAAACAAATAATGAACGCTATAGAAGTGAGTTTACTCTCTATCACTACTATCGCAAACACCTCTACTCTTTTTTAGAATTAGGTTTCTTGCGCAATACATTTGAAGGGTATAACCAACAATATAGTTTCAATCCAGGATTTGGTTTTCTCATGTTAAAAACAAAGAAACAAAAACTCGATATTCTTGCGGGATATGAACTTCGACGCAACAACTATACAAATCAACCAAGTGATTTTTTTCATTATATAAAAGGAGAAATTCAGCACCACTATAGACTTACAAAGAAAAATAGCATCAAAACAAAACTCTCATTTATTGAAAATTTGCAAGAGAGAGAGGATTTTGAGAGCAACCTTGAAACATCATTGCGGCTTCATATTATCAAGAGATTGAGTTTCAAAATCTCTTTTGAACTCAAATATGATAATCTCCCTCCTGCTGGAAAAAAGAACACAGATACAGTTACTAAAGCGGCAATCGTTTATAATTTTTGA